A single Fodinibius saliphilus DNA region contains:
- a CDS encoding replication-associated recombination protein A produces the protein MDLFNEDADQQKGQQSDFVNPHEPLATRMRPRSLEEFVGQNHIVGEGKMLRRMIESGVIGSLIFYGPPSSGKTTLAHVISREINAQYIELNAVLDGIKDLRKVVAKAEKMQQMNEQKTILFVDEIHRWNKAQQDALLPHLESGVITLIGATTENPFYSLVSPLLSRCQLFELYDLTKDHVLTMIDRSLDDKKRGLGGKKVEVTDAAKDHLAEFAGGDIRNAINALEVAVLSSDADEDGVIHIDLDIAKECIQRRGVRYDGTGDEHYHYASAFIKSLRGSDVDAALYWMVAMLEGGEDPNFLFRRMIIQSSEDVGMADPHALSVVNSAHEAFTKCGMPEGLYFLAHACIYLALAPKSNSTGAVFSVRSEIKNNGIGPVPSHLRDKTANSKQSRYLGVENASDDYHYPHSYDHHWIPQDYLPEEVKEKGWYDPGNIGRESKLWKRLETIKEAYAKSAKE, from the coding sequence ATGGATCTTTTCAACGAGGATGCGGACCAACAAAAAGGTCAGCAATCCGATTTCGTAAATCCTCATGAGCCGTTGGCTACAAGAATGCGTCCGCGTTCGCTTGAAGAATTCGTAGGCCAAAATCATATTGTCGGTGAAGGCAAGATGCTGCGGCGTATGATTGAATCCGGTGTAATCGGGTCACTTATTTTCTATGGTCCGCCAAGCTCTGGTAAAACGACGTTGGCCCATGTAATTTCCCGGGAAATTAATGCCCAGTATATAGAGTTAAATGCGGTACTCGATGGTATTAAGGATCTGAGGAAAGTAGTAGCCAAGGCTGAGAAAATGCAGCAGATGAATGAACAAAAAACTATTCTTTTTGTGGATGAAATTCATCGTTGGAACAAAGCCCAACAAGATGCACTGTTGCCTCACCTGGAGTCGGGGGTTATCACTTTGATCGGAGCGACCACTGAAAATCCTTTTTATTCGTTGGTAAGTCCGCTGTTATCACGTTGTCAGCTTTTTGAGCTGTATGATTTAACCAAAGATCATGTGCTTACCATGATTGACCGATCACTGGACGATAAGAAGCGTGGGCTGGGGGGTAAAAAGGTAGAGGTGACGGATGCTGCTAAAGACCACCTTGCAGAGTTTGCAGGTGGAGATATCAGGAATGCTATTAATGCCCTGGAAGTAGCGGTGCTTTCCAGTGATGCCGATGAGGATGGCGTGATCCATATTGACCTGGATATCGCCAAGGAGTGTATTCAGCGGCGTGGTGTACGGTATGACGGTACTGGAGATGAACACTACCATTATGCTTCGGCTTTTATCAAGTCGTTGCGGGGGTCCGATGTGGATGCTGCCCTGTACTGGATGGTTGCAATGCTGGAGGGGGGCGAAGACCCTAACTTCTTATTCCGTCGCATGATTATTCAGTCGTCAGAGGATGTGGGGATGGCAGATCCACATGCGTTGTCAGTGGTAAATTCGGCCCATGAGGCTTTTACAAAGTGCGGGATGCCCGAAGGTCTTTATTTTTTGGCTCATGCCTGTATATACCTGGCACTGGCTCCTAAGAGTAATAGTACCGGGGCAGTGTTTTCGGTACGGAGCGAAATTAAAAATAATGGTATTGGTCCTGTGCCTTCGCACCTAAGAGATAAAACAGCAAACTCAAAGCAATCGAGATACTTGGGAGTTGAAAATGCATCAGATGATTATCATTATCCTCACTCTTATGATCATCACTGGATACCTCAAGACTATTTGCCTGAAGAAGTTAAAGAGAAAGGATGGTATGACCCCGGCAACATAGGACGTGAAAGTAAGCTTTGGAAACGGTTGGAAACAATTAAAGAAGCATATGCCAAATCTGCTAAGGAATAG
- a CDS encoding co-chaperone GroES — translation MIQEYLNSVENFIVVGDRVLIKPRDMETRTKSGLVLPATVKEKEDIHSGYVVKTGPGYPIPSNEVDEAWKDTSETKYIGMQAQKSDLAIFLKDQTHEIEFENEKYLICPHAAILLLIREDMAL, via the coding sequence ATGATTCAAGAATATCTTAATTCTGTAGAAAACTTTATTGTCGTTGGCGATCGCGTACTCATAAAGCCAAGGGATATGGAAACCCGAACTAAAAGTGGTCTTGTATTACCGGCAACAGTTAAAGAAAAAGAAGATATCCACAGTGGGTATGTCGTTAAAACGGGACCGGGTTATCCTATTCCCTCGAACGAAGTAGATGAAGCCTGGAAGGATACCAGTGAGACTAAATATATTGGTATGCAGGCACAAAAAAGTGATTTGGCAATATTCTTAAAGGACCAAACACACGAAATTGAATTTGAAAATGAGAAATACCTGATTTGTCCGCATGCAGCAATATTGTTGTTGATCAGGGAAGATATGGCACTTTAG
- a CDS encoding acyl-CoA carboxylase subunit beta, whose translation MASDKKVERLKQKRKDAKKGGGEKRIQKQHDKGKLTARERLDLLLDDGSFEEIDPFVTHRSKKFGLDKKKIDGDGVVTGFGEIHGRPIYVFSQDFTVFGGSLSETHAEKICKIMDMAMKNGVPIIGLNDSGGARIQEGVSSLGGYAEVFWRNSMASGVIPQFSAVMGPCAGGAVYSPALTDFVSMVKDTSYMFVTGPNVVKTVTHEEVTSEELGGASAHGKKSGVAHFTEENDAICLKNLRKLLTYVPQNCEEKPPREEAKAPDSSKVKKLDDIVPDNPNKPYDIKDVIGGIVDKDSFMEVHEHYATNIVVGFARIDGRSVGIVANQPLSLAGVLDIDASLKGARFVRFCDAFNIPLVTFEDVPGFLPGTDQEWGGIIKHGAKLLYAFCEATVPKMTVITRKAYGGAYDVMNSKHIRADYNVAWPTAEIAVMGPKGAVEIIFRKEIANADDPEAKEQELIDYYKEEFAHPYKAAERGFIDNVILPSETREKLIHVLKITENKVDDVPQKKHDNLPL comes from the coding sequence ATGGCTTCGGATAAAAAAGTAGAACGACTAAAGCAAAAACGTAAAGATGCTAAAAAGGGCGGTGGAGAAAAACGAATTCAAAAGCAACATGATAAAGGAAAGCTTACAGCTCGTGAGCGACTAGACCTATTGCTGGACGATGGTTCCTTTGAAGAGATCGACCCTTTTGTAACTCACCGAAGTAAGAAGTTTGGGTTAGACAAAAAGAAAATTGACGGAGATGGTGTTGTAACTGGTTTTGGTGAAATACACGGCCGACCGATTTACGTTTTTAGTCAGGATTTTACGGTTTTTGGCGGTTCGCTCTCAGAGACCCATGCCGAAAAAATCTGCAAGATTATGGATATGGCAATGAAAAACGGAGTGCCCATTATTGGTCTTAATGATTCCGGTGGAGCTCGTATCCAGGAAGGGGTTTCTTCGCTTGGAGGATATGCCGAAGTCTTTTGGAGAAACAGTATGGCTTCAGGGGTGATTCCACAATTTTCGGCCGTAATGGGACCGTGTGCAGGTGGAGCGGTTTATAGTCCGGCCCTGACTGATTTCGTTTCGATGGTGAAAGATACCAGCTATATGTTTGTGACGGGGCCCAATGTTGTGAAAACAGTAACCCACGAAGAGGTTACCTCCGAGGAGTTGGGCGGAGCCAGTGCGCATGGTAAAAAGTCGGGTGTTGCACATTTTACAGAAGAGAATGATGCGATCTGCCTGAAGAATCTTCGCAAGCTGTTGACTTATGTGCCGCAAAATTGCGAAGAAAAGCCGCCACGGGAAGAGGCCAAAGCACCGGATTCTTCAAAGGTCAAAAAACTGGATGATATTGTTCCGGATAATCCCAATAAACCCTATGATATTAAAGATGTTATTGGCGGTATTGTAGATAAGGACTCATTTATGGAAGTCCATGAGCACTATGCTACAAATATTGTGGTAGGCTTTGCCCGTATCGACGGACGCAGTGTTGGGATTGTAGCAAACCAGCCATTGTCGCTGGCTGGTGTACTCGATATTGATGCTTCACTGAAAGGTGCTCGCTTTGTTCGGTTCTGCGATGCTTTTAATATTCCCTTGGTGACTTTTGAAGATGTGCCCGGTTTTTTACCCGGTACAGACCAGGAGTGGGGCGGCATTATTAAACATGGTGCGAAGCTGCTGTATGCATTTTGCGAGGCAACTGTGCCTAAGATGACGGTTATTACCCGTAAGGCGTATGGTGGAGCCTACGACGTTATGAACTCCAAACATATTCGTGCGGATTATAATGTAGCCTGGCCAACAGCTGAGATTGCAGTGATGGGACCGAAGGGAGCAGTTGAGATTATCTTCCGTAAAGAGATTGCCAATGCTGATGATCCGGAAGCAAAGGAGCAAGAGCTCATCGATTACTACAAAGAGGAGTTTGCACATCCCTATAAGGCAGCTGAGCGAGGATTTATTGATAATGTTATTCTGCCGAGTGAAACGCGCGAAAAACTTATTCATGTGCTCAAGATCACAGAAAATAAGGTGGATGATGTGCCTCAGAAAAAGCACGACAACCTTCCGTTATAG
- a CDS encoding MBL fold metallo-hydrolase has product MDRRQFLVRSSLFAAGAALPFKSLFAEAKGTFTPLRRNVGCFTERGGTIGWLASKNGMVIIDTQYPKSAKKCLNGLQDRTEHPLDLLINTHHHGDHTSGNSVFEGVAEKMVAHKNVPKLMKQSNKENEGEGNTAFPTTTYADSWKMDVGDETVHAKYYGHGHTSGDSVIYFEKANVVHMGDLVFNRMNPYTDRPAGASMQNWVTILETVADEYPADAKYIFGHGKPEYGITGAKEDVLVMRNYLSGIIEYVQEGIEQGKSKDEITKIKSLNGFENFLYADFWTLPQNLAVAYEELTQS; this is encoded by the coding sequence ATGGATCGTCGTCAATTTTTAGTTCGCTCATCGTTATTCGCCGCAGGAGCGGCATTACCATTTAAAAGTCTCTTTGCCGAAGCAAAAGGAACGTTCACACCTCTTCGAAGAAATGTAGGTTGTTTTACCGAACGGGGAGGGACTATTGGATGGCTGGCAAGTAAAAACGGAATGGTTATTATTGATACGCAATACCCCAAATCAGCAAAAAAATGTTTGAATGGGCTGCAGGATCGTACCGAACATCCCCTGGATCTGCTTATTAATACGCACCATCACGGCGATCATACTTCGGGCAATTCAGTGTTTGAAGGAGTAGCAGAAAAAATGGTGGCCCATAAGAATGTGCCTAAACTGATGAAACAATCGAATAAAGAGAATGAGGGTGAAGGCAATACCGCTTTTCCTACAACAACTTACGCAGATAGCTGGAAAATGGATGTAGGAGATGAGACGGTCCATGCTAAATATTACGGGCACGGACATACCAGCGGGGATTCTGTGATCTATTTTGAGAAAGCTAATGTGGTGCACATGGGGGATCTGGTCTTTAACCGGATGAATCCCTACACCGATCGTCCGGCCGGTGCTTCTATGCAAAATTGGGTAACTATTTTGGAAACGGTAGCTGACGAGTACCCGGCAGATGCAAAGTATATTTTTGGCCATGGGAAACCGGAATATGGTATTACAGGAGCCAAAGAGGATGTATTAGTGATGAGAAATTACCTTTCAGGTATAATTGAGTATGTTCAAGAGGGGATTGAGCAGGGAAAATCCAAAGATGAGATTACTAAGATAAAGTCGCTTAATGGTTTTGAGAACTTTTTGTATGCTGATTTTTGGACACTGCCCCAGAATCTTGCTGTTGCATATGAAGAATTAACTCAATCTTGA
- a CDS encoding M1 family metallopeptidase, with protein sequence MVQLVSSRNISVAIIMLFVFFSGCTGMQQATDAPQNEDTSQQGQQEKFHKLPSEMNRSVANPISNEIPTSFFNAVELDTRTMSGKPGPDYWTQRAHYNIDAELIPADTLLKGSSTITYYNNSPDTLRNLFMELAQNLHKKGVQRSSKQEVTGGINLHKVTVNSKELSPIQMRSAPSGFSVNGTQMVVRPDEPLAPGDSTNISIDWDFKVPKTGADGRMGYSKDNLYYIAYWYPQMRVYDDVNGWFTDPFTGNAEFYHDFASYNVDITVPEQWMVASTGRLQNSKSILKEDIHQRLTKAHQSDSVVHVVTKDDFGAVTKSTKNGKITWNFEAEKVRDFAFSVTKESLWDATRASVGDRDGDESDDFSSINAIYRSSAPLWTNAAKFTRHAITFLSDYTGLAYPWPHMTSVEGGGIIGGGMEFPMITIIGDYKGRRAQSLYAVIAHELAHMWVPMQISTNERRYAWMDEGTTTFNENQAKKTYYPDKPNFDINDMQSYLRITYTDIEGPIMRWSDYHYNSFAYSKASYPKPATMLVSLRNLLGEETFNKAYHTFLERWRYKYPYPWDMFNTFEDVSGQDLDWFWRSWYYETWTLDHAIADVTVRANSSRITIHDNGLAPMPAIIAITLSDGSTVMRKIPVDKWLKGATKASITVEGLATKVVIDPEKLYPDTNRGNNRWEK encoded by the coding sequence ATGGTACAGCTAGTATCTTCTCGCAATATTTCTGTTGCTATTATAATGTTATTTGTATTTTTCTCAGGCTGTACGGGAATGCAACAAGCGACAGATGCCCCACAAAATGAAGATACCTCCCAACAAGGGCAGCAGGAGAAGTTTCACAAACTACCTTCTGAAATGAATCGGTCGGTGGCTAACCCCATTTCCAATGAGATCCCAACCTCCTTTTTCAATGCTGTGGAACTGGATACCCGAACGATGTCGGGAAAGCCGGGACCGGACTATTGGACACAACGTGCACATTATAACATTGATGCAGAATTAATCCCTGCCGATACCCTGCTAAAAGGAAGTAGCACAATCACCTACTACAACAATTCGCCGGATACCCTCAGGAATCTGTTTATGGAGCTGGCTCAGAACCTCCACAAAAAAGGAGTACAACGCAGTAGTAAACAAGAAGTAACAGGGGGAATAAACCTCCATAAAGTAACCGTCAATAGTAAAGAGCTATCACCAATACAGATGCGCAGTGCTCCCAGCGGATTTTCAGTCAATGGAACTCAAATGGTTGTTCGCCCCGATGAACCTTTGGCGCCCGGTGACAGTACCAATATTAGTATAGATTGGGATTTTAAAGTACCTAAAACCGGGGCAGACGGACGGATGGGATATAGCAAAGACAACCTATATTATATTGCCTATTGGTATCCTCAGATGCGCGTTTACGATGATGTGAACGGCTGGTTTACGGATCCTTTTACCGGTAATGCTGAATTTTATCACGATTTCGCCTCCTATAATGTAGATATTACCGTACCCGAACAATGGATGGTTGCCTCTACCGGAAGACTCCAGAACAGTAAAAGCATCCTCAAGGAGGATATCCATCAACGTCTCACTAAGGCTCACCAAAGTGACAGTGTCGTTCATGTGGTAACCAAAGATGACTTTGGGGCTGTCACTAAATCTACAAAAAACGGTAAAATTACATGGAACTTTGAGGCCGAAAAGGTTCGAGACTTTGCTTTTAGTGTTACTAAAGAATCGCTTTGGGATGCTACACGAGCCAGTGTTGGAGATCGTGACGGTGATGAAAGTGATGACTTTTCCAGCATTAATGCCATCTACCGCAGCTCAGCCCCCTTGTGGACAAATGCTGCTAAATTTACCAGGCATGCAATCACTTTTCTATCAGATTATACCGGATTAGCCTATCCCTGGCCACATATGACTTCTGTTGAAGGTGGAGGCATTATTGGTGGCGGCATGGAGTTCCCCATGATTACGATCATTGGAGATTATAAAGGACGGAGGGCCCAATCTCTATATGCTGTTATTGCACATGAACTAGCCCATATGTGGGTACCCATGCAGATCAGTACAAATGAACGTCGCTACGCCTGGATGGATGAAGGAACTACTACTTTTAACGAAAATCAGGCCAAAAAAACGTACTACCCCGACAAGCCAAACTTTGACATTAATGATATGCAAAGTTACTTGCGTATCACCTATACAGATATTGAAGGCCCCATTATGCGCTGGTCTGACTATCACTACAACAGCTTTGCTTACTCAAAAGCTTCATATCCCAAACCAGCTACCATGCTCGTAAGCTTACGTAATTTACTGGGAGAAGAAACATTTAATAAAGCATACCACACCTTCCTTGAACGATGGCGTTACAAATATCCGTACCCTTGGGACATGTTTAATACCTTTGAAGATGTGTCGGGACAAGATCTCGATTGGTTCTGGAGAAGCTGGTATTACGAAACCTGGACCCTGGACCATGCAATAGCTGATGTGACAGTGCGAGCAAATAGCAGTCGTATTACTATCCATGATAACGGATTAGCACCGATGCCGGCAATTATTGCCATCACTCTTTCAGACGGATCGACAGTAATGCGCAAAATCCCCGTTGACAAATGGCTCAAAGGAGCAACAAAAGCTAGTATCACCGTTGAGGGCCTAGCCACTAAAGTTGTTATCGATCCTGAAAAACTTTACCCAGATACTAATCGCGGAAATAATCGATGGGAAAAGTAG
- a CDS encoding ABC transporter ATP-binding protein has protein sequence MITLKVTKLTKSFGDNTVFSEISFAHEGKTLGIAGSNGSGKSTFLKSLSGLLQPSKGTINWYNSGDEIPIPHFKKMLGYAAPYINLYNELSCRENLSFLVDVRHQKTDEKELNYWIDKVELTHVADQPFGKLSTGQQQRLRLASALFHDPKILMLDEPGSNLDEAGRTLIHNIAESFQSPEKMLIIASNSPEELQLCENIFSIEQEAFE, from the coding sequence ATGATTACCTTAAAAGTTACAAAGCTTACAAAATCATTCGGCGACAACACTGTTTTTTCGGAAATCTCTTTTGCTCACGAGGGAAAAACATTGGGGATTGCAGGCTCCAATGGCTCTGGCAAATCCACCTTTCTAAAGTCCCTCTCCGGGTTGTTACAACCCAGCAAGGGAACCATCAACTGGTACAACAGTGGCGATGAGATTCCAATACCCCATTTTAAAAAAATGTTGGGCTATGCAGCCCCATACATCAATCTGTATAACGAGTTGAGTTGCCGTGAGAACCTATCTTTTCTTGTGGATGTCCGCCATCAAAAAACGGATGAGAAAGAGTTAAATTATTGGATTGACAAGGTAGAATTAACCCACGTTGCCGACCAGCCGTTTGGAAAACTTTCGACCGGACAACAACAGCGATTGCGACTGGCATCGGCTCTCTTTCATGACCCGAAGATTCTTATGCTGGATGAACCCGGCTCAAACCTGGATGAGGCAGGCAGAACCCTTATTCATAATATTGCTGAGTCGTTCCAATCTCCTGAAAAAATGCTGATAATTGCCTCTAACAGCCCTGAAGAGTTACAGCTCTGCGAGAACATTTTTTCTATTGAGCAAGAAGCTTTCGAATAG
- a CDS encoding response regulator transcription factor produces the protein MSTDSKKIVIVEDEPSLVFTLQDTLENEGYDVYVANKGDKAVNIVKKENPDLMVLDLMLPGMSGFDVCRKVRGMNYTFPIIILTARDQEIDKVTGLNIGADDYMTKPFGVKELLARIQARLRRSEEYASATPINEVDLDPIKINLKDAVAEHPEDGKLELTTREVELIRYLVAHANEPVSRDALLENVWRYEFSTNTRTVDVHISKLRSKIEMHPDDPKYLVTLHGVGYMLKMS, from the coding sequence ATGTCAACTGATTCTAAAAAGATTGTAATCGTCGAAGACGAACCAAGTTTAGTTTTTACCTTACAAGATACCCTGGAGAATGAAGGCTACGATGTATATGTAGCCAACAAGGGAGATAAAGCGGTAAATATCGTCAAGAAGGAAAATCCTGACCTGATGGTTCTTGACCTTATGCTACCGGGAATGAGCGGCTTTGACGTATGCCGAAAAGTTCGAGGGATGAACTATACCTTTCCCATCATAATTTTAACTGCTCGTGACCAAGAAATCGATAAAGTCACGGGGTTAAACATCGGGGCTGATGATTATATGACCAAGCCCTTTGGAGTTAAAGAGCTGTTAGCACGTATCCAGGCACGATTACGCCGCTCCGAAGAATATGCCAGTGCAACACCTATTAATGAGGTGGATCTAGATCCTATCAAAATCAATCTCAAAGATGCCGTAGCGGAACATCCTGAGGACGGAAAACTAGAGCTCACTACTCGTGAAGTGGAACTTATTCGATACTTGGTTGCTCATGCTAATGAACCGGTATCACGAGATGCTCTGCTCGAGAACGTTTGGCGATATGAGTTTAGCACAAATACACGCACAGTAGACGTCCACATTTCCAAACTGCGATCAAAAATTGAAATGCATCCCGATGATCCAAAATATCTGGTCACACTCCACGGAGTAGGATATATGCTGAAAATGAGTTAA
- a CDS encoding SDR family oxidoreductase, protein MDLANKLCIVTGANSGIGKETTRALANQRAYVIMVCRDEKRAEQAKRDIINDTTHTGIEIMLADLALQHDVRELANRITQRYEKVDLLVNNAGLITNEREVTIDGIEKTLAVNHLSPFLLTNLLGAHLKRASQARVINVASEVHRLGAVFFDLNDLQVHNNYAPIKAYGISKLCNIMFTHELAKRWADTTVTTYSLHPGITRTQLAEEASWLMKLFYFIGKPFMRSPKSGAQTSIYLATSDDVAEKNGKYFRNRKKRSPASIGYDDSITNKLWKKSAELTGLS, encoded by the coding sequence ATGGATTTAGCTAATAAACTTTGTATAGTTACCGGAGCTAATTCCGGAATAGGCAAAGAAACAACCCGTGCCTTGGCAAACCAACGAGCATATGTGATTATGGTTTGCCGTGATGAAAAACGAGCCGAACAGGCAAAAAGAGATATCATCAACGATACAACTCATACGGGTATAGAAATCATGCTTGCTGACCTAGCACTTCAACACGATGTGCGAGAACTAGCCAACCGAATCACCCAAAGATATGAAAAAGTAGATCTGCTCGTCAATAATGCCGGCCTCATTACTAATGAACGTGAAGTGACCATCGATGGTATTGAAAAAACGTTAGCGGTAAACCACCTGTCTCCATTTCTGCTGACCAATTTGCTGGGTGCTCATCTTAAAAGGGCTTCCCAGGCAAGGGTTATTAATGTAGCTTCTGAAGTACATCGGCTGGGAGCTGTCTTTTTTGACCTCAATGATCTGCAGGTACATAACAACTATGCTCCTATAAAAGCCTATGGTATCTCAAAATTATGCAATATCATGTTCACTCATGAATTGGCTAAACGATGGGCCGACACCACTGTTACTACCTATAGTTTACACCCCGGTATTACGCGCACACAGCTTGCTGAAGAAGCCAGCTGGCTTATGAAACTATTCTACTTTATTGGCAAACCCTTTATGCGATCACCAAAGTCCGGAGCCCAGACCAGTATCTACCTGGCCACTTCGGATGATGTCGCAGAAAAGAATGGAAAATACTTTCGAAACCGAAAAAAACGCTCTCCGGCTAGCATCGGTTATGACGATAGTATTACAAACAAATTATGGAAAAAAAGTGCTGAACTTACCGGACTATCCTAA
- a CDS encoding sensor histidine kinase: MKRYGSLRWILLAAGIVAIIGLTGMNVYSLYALHENTLESNRENKKLQIAEFSDKIRYRFFESYYGLGSTDIKHLKSTFRKTGQFSKEVVSLLNEAAHDSIYDDIYFIPTGSGICKNNKAILKYDEQLEKFIRTSTYPREVVCDGMGITRTQMKTLIDEYRYSNKVIFDSHRSVTIAIIDPSEKSIFGYLTMPFNQDYLRNEYLPQKLVEKFGTTNQSDMHVWLRDWVNNEIIASSDTTVKYDHEKVHFEQDFPSLFDYWELQVSFTDQSAVAASNASLIKNIVVLAAAMLLLLGSLVFMFRSAQKERALAERQAGFLANVTHELKTPLAVMQAAGENLADGRVTDKTRLKNYGNHIFNEAIRLRKMIEKLLDVAKADAGQSLVEPEPIDLSEKLYSYIDEHEEYIEKKGFTLRTTIEDDIPMAMVDPNSFETIVSNLVENAIKYSTDEKFIHIRLTVKNENLVFQIEDHGVGMKQKVISQIFEKFFRAEDTLTAKTKGHGLGLSIVNNLVELNDGEITVSSEPGKGSTFTISFPAILEEKDTTKQHTPSYSSESDSLNKESETYVN, encoded by the coding sequence ATGAAGCGTTACGGATCACTTCGATGGATACTGCTTGCCGCCGGTATTGTCGCTATTATCGGGCTTACCGGGATGAATGTATATTCACTGTATGCCCTTCATGAAAACACGCTGGAATCGAACCGGGAAAATAAAAAGCTGCAGATTGCTGAATTTTCTGACAAAATCCGATATCGTTTTTTCGAATCATACTATGGGCTTGGCTCTACAGATATAAAACATCTGAAATCTACTTTCCGAAAAACAGGACAATTTTCAAAAGAAGTAGTATCGCTACTCAATGAAGCAGCCCATGATAGTATTTATGATGATATTTATTTTATTCCTACGGGTTCCGGAATTTGCAAGAACAACAAAGCAATTCTAAAGTATGATGAACAGCTTGAGAAGTTTATCCGAACATCCACTTACCCCAGAGAAGTAGTCTGTGATGGGATGGGCATTACACGCACACAGATGAAAACTCTCATCGATGAATACCGATATAGTAACAAAGTCATTTTTGACTCGCATCGTAGTGTTACAATCGCGATCATCGACCCTTCCGAAAAAAGTATTTTTGGCTACCTTACCATGCCATTCAACCAAGATTATCTACGCAACGAATACTTGCCCCAAAAACTGGTTGAGAAGTTCGGAACGACGAATCAATCAGATATGCATGTTTGGCTTCGCGACTGGGTCAATAATGAAATTATTGCCAGCAGTGACACTACGGTAAAATATGATCACGAAAAAGTACATTTCGAACAGGATTTCCCAAGTTTATTTGATTATTGGGAACTGCAAGTCTCATTTACGGATCAATCTGCTGTTGCTGCTTCTAATGCCTCACTTATCAAAAATATCGTCGTTTTGGCAGCTGCCATGCTTCTATTGCTAGGATCACTTGTCTTTATGTTTAGATCCGCCCAAAAAGAACGTGCACTCGCAGAACGTCAAGCAGGTTTTTTGGCCAATGTTACCCACGAACTAAAAACCCCCTTGGCAGTGATGCAAGCTGCTGGAGAAAATCTGGCTGACGGTCGTGTTACTGATAAAACAAGGCTTAAAAATTATGGGAATCATATTTTTAATGAAGCAATACGCCTCCGGAAGATGATTGAAAAGCTTCTGGATGTTGCCAAAGCAGATGCTGGACAATCACTGGTAGAACCTGAACCTATTGATTTGAGTGAAAAGTTGTACTCTTATATTGATGAACATGAAGAATACATTGAGAAGAAAGGTTTTACCCTCCGCACTACCATTGAAGATGATATACCCATGGCAATGGTCGATCCCAACAGCTTTGAAACCATTGTCAGTAATCTTGTAGAAAACGCGATTAAGTATAGTACCGATGAAAAGTTTATTCACATTCGACTAACAGTCAAAAATGAAAACTTGGTATTCCAAATAGAAGACCACGGAGTAGGGATGAAACAGAAAGTCATCTCTCAAATCTTCGAAAAGTTTTTCCGTGCTGAGGATACGTTAACAGCCAAAACGAAAGGACATGGGCTCGGCCTGTCTATTGTCAACAACCTTGTTGAGCTGAATGATGGTGAAATTACCGTCTCCAGTGAACCTGGTAAAGGCTCAACTTTTACCATTAGCTTTCCTGCTATCCTTGAAGAAAAAGATACTACCAAACAACACACCCCATCATATTCTTCTGAATCTGATTCATTAAATAAGGAGTCTGAAACATATGTCAACTGA
- a CDS encoding NADPH-dependent FMN reductase produces MLDLQIISGTDRPGSNALRISKYIQKKYRDEGVDAGIIDLQNFPAEQVIGGRYGEDLPEVEAFVSRAVSAEGLVIVCPEYNGGYPGILKLFIDYFPFPGSLEKKPIALVGEASGAFGALRAVEQLQQVLGYRHAHIFPERVFIPRVTENFDDEGGIKDELQQQLLMTQISGFPQFVQDLNKDSVISKG; encoded by the coding sequence ATGCTTGATTTACAAATTATAAGCGGTACCGACCGCCCGGGATCTAATGCTCTGCGGATATCAAAATATATCCAGAAGAAATATCGCGATGAAGGTGTTGATGCAGGAATTATTGATTTGCAGAATTTTCCTGCCGAGCAGGTTATTGGCGGGCGGTATGGAGAAGATTTGCCTGAGGTTGAGGCTTTTGTAAGCCGGGCTGTTTCAGCAGAAGGTCTCGTTATTGTATGCCCAGAGTATAATGGCGGTTATCCCGGTATCTTAAAGCTGTTTATTGATTACTTTCCTTTTCCAGGTAGTTTAGAAAAGAAACCGATTGCGTTGGTAGGTGAAGCCAGTGGTGCTTTTGGGGCATTGCGGGCCGTAGAACAGTTGCAGCAGGTGCTTGGTTATCGGCATGCCCATATATTTCCAGAACGGGTCTTTATTCCCCGAGTTACCGAAAATTTTGATGATGAAGGGGGAATTAAAGATGAACTCCAGCAACAACTTCTAATGACACAGATCAGCGGTTTTCCCCAGTTTGTACAGGACCTTAATAAAGATTCAGTTATCTCAAAGGGGTAA